A window of the Dyadobacter pollutisoli genome harbors these coding sequences:
- a CDS encoding DUF4468 domain-containing protein, giving the protein MKYIILFLFTFFAYQTFAQDGFLPMDSEKNILYSDSGKPELSKMEIYKKAQEWVSKTFGNYENAVTGDSQEIGRLLITSYVPVSHPLYEYVRFDLSIECRDTMYMAKISKLDGISTLRSPARLGARENDMITAKEIAVKTETNRKKKSVAQEALQLAKAGNEAINNAMYNLLGSLKVSVTAKDSH; this is encoded by the coding sequence TTGAAATATATCATCTTATTCCTTTTTACTTTCTTCGCTTATCAGACATTCGCCCAGGACGGTTTTCTTCCAATGGACAGCGAAAAAAATATCTTGTATTCCGACTCAGGAAAGCCCGAACTGAGTAAAATGGAAATTTATAAAAAGGCGCAGGAATGGGTCAGTAAGACTTTTGGAAACTATGAAAACGCGGTCACAGGCGACAGCCAGGAAATAGGTAGGCTACTCATTACAAGCTACGTGCCGGTATCACATCCCCTTTACGAATACGTGCGATTTGACCTGTCTATCGAATGTAGGGATACTATGTACATGGCCAAAATATCAAAGCTCGACGGGATATCGACCCTACGCAGCCCGGCCAGGCTCGGTGCAAGAGAGAATGACATGATCACCGCCAAGGAAATAGCAGTAAAAACTGAAACGAACCGAAAAAAGAAATCAGTAGCACAAGAAGCACTCCAGCTTGCCAAAGCCGGTAATGAGGCCATCAACAACGCGATGTACAACCTGCTTGGCAGTCTGAAGGTGTCGGTTACGGCCAAAGACAGTCACTAG
- a CDS encoding SGNH/GDSL hydrolase family protein — MKKFVLLLLIVLVFNGAARRKITWVAIGDSITYLNDHQNETGNRVTKGYLTLISEKYPRVQYINQGHNGWTSINIADKIESLNLVKADVYTVFLGTNDWWQGRALGTIADFEENKGTGTVYGAFRIITDKLKLLNKKAKIILITPMQRGDFVYINSSKNNAYGSYKPKKEQNLEQFADAVVAIGKHEKFPVVDLYHDSGIDLNNMVNFKKLKDPQTGNYKNYTYPEYTSIPFNPETDQYPYPVEASNMTYDGLHPSDKGYEVIAEMLIKKWKGLK; from the coding sequence ATGAAAAAATTTGTCCTGCTCCTTTTAATCGTTTTAGTTTTCAATGGTGCTGCCCGCCGGAAAATCACCTGGGTGGCCATCGGCGATTCGATCACCTACCTGAATGATCACCAGAATGAAACCGGAAACCGCGTCACAAAAGGTTACCTGACATTGATCTCCGAAAAATATCCCCGTGTGCAGTACATCAACCAGGGGCATAACGGATGGACATCTATTAATATCGCCGATAAAATTGAGTCGCTTAATCTTGTAAAAGCCGATGTGTACACGGTTTTTCTGGGTACCAACGACTGGTGGCAAGGCCGGGCGCTGGGTACTATTGCCGATTTTGAAGAGAATAAGGGTACCGGTACAGTTTACGGCGCTTTCCGGATCATTACCGATAAATTAAAACTGCTCAACAAAAAAGCGAAGATCATTCTCATTACGCCCATGCAGCGCGGGGATTTTGTCTATATCAATAGTTCAAAAAACAATGCTTACGGCTCCTATAAGCCTAAAAAGGAGCAGAATCTCGAACAATTTGCCGACGCGGTGGTCGCCATCGGCAAGCACGAGAAATTTCCCGTCGTCGATCTTTACCATGACAGCGGCATTGACCTGAACAATATGGTGAATTTTAAGAAACTCAAAGATCCGCAGACAGGTAATTACAAAAACTACACGTATCCGGAGTACACATCGATTCCTTTTAATCCGGAAACCGATCAATATCCTTATCCGGTAGAAGCTAGTAATATGACTTACGACGGGTTGCATCCTTCCGACAAAGGTTACGAGGTGATCGCCGAGATGCTGATTAAAAAATGGAAAGGGCTAAAATAA
- a CDS encoding PQQ-dependent sugar dehydrogenase has translation MIKFSVPRSSSIRLAATLCAVSLASFTLQDTTPKPDESRFTPVVIADNLDEPMVFEVMKDGTAYIIERKGALKKYDPVTKSTDLIATIPVNTKYTSAEGVVREAEEGLMGFTMDPNYEKNHWIYLYYAHPTEKKHILGRWEIKEGQLVEASKKTLLEVETQREVCCHTGGGMTWDKAGNLYLTVGNNTGNQKGAQTDERPGRSSWDDQGHAGNTNDLRGKILRIHPEPNGTAGAAPYTIPEGNLYPKGTAKTRPEIYSMGHRNPWRIAVDSKTGYVYWGEVGPDAGEDSEIGPKGYDELNQAKKPGNFGWPWFVGNDQAFPVYDYATDKPLAKKDPKNLVNTSPNNTGLTDLLPTAPSFIYYPYGVSEKFPLVGSGSRSATGGPIYHQADFTNPKRPWPAYYENKWIAADFSRGWIMAISMDDKGDYQSMERVLPNYHPVQPIDIKFGPDGDLYILEYGSNWFRKSDNSRLVRIEYNGGNRKPLVEIATDKKGGTVPFQAKLSSEGTKDYDGDALKYSWKIASAGKVLKTFTTTNPEITFDKPGVYTATLTVTDAKGSSNSKSLKVVAGNEPPKVTVNLDGNQTFFFAGKPIRYQVDVDDKEDGSLAAGKIKPEQVAVSIDYTSEGFDYAEVIQSQRSVDASTQFAVAQVLMGKSDCKVCHQPNTKSVGPSFADISNKYKGQNGALDKLVKKVLEGGSGVWGEVAMAAHPSLPVADAEVIVKYILNSTDKTLSTLAVKGDYTPDIPKGDNGKGKVLIRAAFTDRAVGNSKAIPAQTTEEMIVLRNPEIFAAEAAVVKGAELKALGVAGQGFSVVSFDNSYLGFKSIDLSGIQKLELNAAAQKREGSVGGTIEVRLDSPTGEIIGQQKVEMAPEVDIAKVMAEMESEKKNAKPATPAKAPTNRFARPPVHVSLRDTKGKHDLYLVFKNDNAKSIEPLFSFSKITFQQ, from the coding sequence ATGATAAAATTCTCCGTACCCAGGTCCAGCTCAATCCGGCTGGCAGCAACCCTTTGTGCAGTCTCCCTGGCCTCTTTCACTTTACAGGACACTACCCCCAAACCTGATGAGAGCAGATTTACGCCTGTTGTCATTGCCGATAACCTGGATGAGCCTATGGTTTTTGAAGTGATGAAAGATGGTACCGCCTACATTATTGAAAGAAAAGGGGCTCTGAAAAAATATGACCCCGTAACCAAATCCACCGACTTGATTGCGACTATTCCCGTCAATACCAAATATACCAGCGCAGAGGGCGTGGTACGGGAGGCGGAAGAAGGGTTAATGGGCTTTACCATGGACCCGAATTATGAGAAGAATCACTGGATTTATCTGTACTATGCCCACCCTACCGAGAAAAAACACATACTTGGACGTTGGGAGATAAAAGAGGGACAGTTGGTGGAAGCCTCCAAAAAGACATTGCTCGAAGTGGAAACCCAGCGTGAAGTGTGCTGTCATACGGGCGGTGGTATGACCTGGGATAAGGCAGGTAATCTTTACCTGACAGTGGGTAACAACACGGGTAACCAAAAAGGCGCGCAGACCGACGAGCGTCCGGGCAGAAGCAGCTGGGACGACCAGGGGCATGCCGGCAATACCAATGATTTGAGAGGAAAAATATTGAGGATCCACCCGGAGCCGAACGGCACGGCAGGGGCCGCCCCATACACCATTCCCGAAGGAAATCTTTATCCGAAAGGAACTGCCAAAACCCGCCCGGAAATATATTCAATGGGCCATAGAAACCCATGGCGTATCGCAGTCGATAGCAAAACAGGTTACGTTTACTGGGGTGAAGTAGGACCTGATGCAGGGGAAGATTCGGAGATTGGGCCAAAAGGCTATGACGAGTTGAACCAGGCCAAAAAGCCGGGCAACTTCGGCTGGCCTTGGTTTGTGGGTAATGACCAGGCATTTCCGGTTTATGACTATGCAACCGATAAGCCTCTTGCCAAAAAAGATCCAAAAAACCTGGTCAATACCTCTCCTAACAACACAGGACTAACAGACCTTCTTCCGACAGCGCCTAGCTTTATTTACTATCCTTACGGTGTTTCTGAGAAATTTCCGCTGGTCGGCTCAGGTTCTCGCAGCGCTACTGGAGGTCCCATTTACCACCAGGCCGATTTTACAAATCCAAAGCGGCCGTGGCCAGCTTACTATGAGAATAAATGGATTGCCGCCGACTTCTCCCGCGGCTGGATCATGGCTATCAGCATGGACGACAAAGGTGACTACCAATCAATGGAGCGTGTGCTGCCTAACTACCACCCGGTTCAGCCGATCGACATCAAATTCGGGCCGGACGGAGACCTTTACATTCTCGAATACGGTAGCAACTGGTTCAGAAAAAGTGATAACTCCCGATTGGTCAGGATCGAATACAATGGTGGCAACCGCAAGCCTTTAGTGGAAATTGCTACCGACAAAAAAGGAGGTACCGTGCCTTTTCAGGCCAAGCTGTCATCGGAAGGAACCAAAGATTACGATGGTGATGCATTGAAATACAGCTGGAAAATCGCCAGCGCAGGCAAGGTCCTGAAAACATTTACCACTACTAATCCTGAAATCACTTTCGATAAGCCCGGCGTCTATACCGCTACTTTGACGGTTACCGACGCCAAAGGATCCAGCAATAGCAAGTCATTGAAAGTCGTCGCCGGTAACGAGCCGCCCAAAGTAACGGTGAACCTGGACGGAAATCAGACGTTTTTCTTTGCAGGCAAACCCATTCGTTACCAGGTAGATGTGGACGACAAAGAAGACGGTAGCCTGGCGGCAGGAAAAATCAAACCAGAGCAGGTAGCGGTCAGCATCGATTACACCTCAGAGGGTTTTGACTACGCCGAAGTCATTCAGAGCCAGCGCAGCGTGGACGCATCTACACAGTTTGCGGTGGCGCAGGTACTCATGGGCAAAAGCGATTGCAAAGTCTGCCACCAGCCCAATACCAAGTCTGTTGGCCCTTCATTTGCTGATATTTCAAATAAATACAAAGGCCAGAACGGCGCGCTCGACAAGCTCGTCAAAAAGGTATTGGAAGGCGGCTCGGGCGTTTGGGGAGAAGTAGCAATGGCTGCCCATCCCAGCCTGCCAGTGGCCGACGCGGAGGTTATTGTCAAGTACATTCTCAACAGTACGGATAAAACGCTGAGCACATTGGCCGTCAAAGGCGACTATACGCCCGATATCCCGAAAGGTGACAATGGAAAAGGTAAGGTATTGATCCGGGCGGCATTCACCGACCGGGCTGTCGGTAACAGCAAGGCCATTCCCGCCCAAACAACCGAAGAAATGATCGTGCTAAGAAATCCTGAGATCTTCGCAGCGGAAGCTGCCGTGGTGAAAGGCGCCGAACTAAAAGCGTTGGGCGTGGCCGGACAAGGTTTCAGCGTAGTCAGTTTTGACAATAGTTATCTGGGTTTCAAAAGCATTGATCTTTCAGGAATACAAAAATTGGAACTGAATGCTGCCGCTCAAAAACGCGAAGGCAGCGTGGGAGGTACGATTGAAGTGAGACTGGATTCTCCTACCGGAGAAATTATCGGTCAGCAAAAGGTTGAAATGGCACCCGAGGTAGATATCGCCAAGGTGATGGCTGAAATGGAGAGCGAGAAAAAGAATGCCAAGCCAGCGACTCCCGCGAAAGCACCAACCAACCGTTTTGCCAGACCTCCCGTACACGTCAGCCTGCGCGATACCAAAGGCAAACATGACTTGTACCTGGTTTTCAAAAACGACAATGCCAAGTCGATCGAGCCATTGTTTTCGTTTTCAAAAATTACTTTCCAGCAGTAG
- a CDS encoding DUF6644 family protein: MVLENLEWLEKSSWAVGIRQSLWLYPALEIVHIIGIVMLVGAAFLFDLRLLGYSKNLPVTGLARHLLPWSQRGLILIIPSGILLFITNAKALGTDFTFWLKMTLLAVAALNVFIFHQFIYKKQGNTQTAQELPVSSKLSAFVSIIVWIAIIACGRLLAY; encoded by the coding sequence ATGGTGCTTGAAAATCTTGAATGGCTGGAAAAAAGCTCTTGGGCTGTCGGTATCAGGCAGTCCTTGTGGCTTTATCCGGCTTTGGAAATTGTACATATTATTGGAATTGTGATGCTGGTAGGGGCTGCATTCCTTTTCGATCTGCGGCTGCTGGGTTATTCCAAAAACCTTCCGGTTACGGGTCTGGCCAGGCATTTGCTACCATGGTCGCAGCGGGGCCTTATCCTGATCATTCCGTCTGGTATTTTACTATTTATCACCAATGCGAAAGCCTTGGGAACTGACTTTACATTTTGGCTGAAAATGACCTTGCTGGCAGTAGCAGCATTGAATGTCTTTATCTTCCATCAGTTTATCTATAAGAAGCAGGGCAATACACAAACCGCGCAAGAACTTCCTGTGTCCTCCAAATTATCAGCCTTTGTATCCATTATCGTGTGGATTGCCATCATCGCCTGCGGACGTTTGTTGGCATATTAG